The Neoarius graeffei isolate fNeoGra1 chromosome 10, fNeoGra1.pri, whole genome shotgun sequence genome has a segment encoding these proteins:
- the fem1c gene encoding protein fem-1 homolog C has translation MDLKTAVFNAARDGKLKLLQKLLENKTDHEVTKLMSEKTNGATPLLMAARYGHLDLVEYLLECCCAPVEVGGSVNFDGETIEGAPPLWAASAAGHLKVVQSLLGHGASVNNTTLTNSTPLRAACFDGHLDIVKYLVEHKADLEVANRHGHTCLMISCYKGHKEIAQYLLERGADVNRKSVKGNTALHDCAESGSLEIMKMLLKYGATMEKDGYGMTPLLSASVTGHTNIVDFLTQHPQTNKMERINALELLGATFVDKKRDLLGALKYWKRAMEMRYSDFNNVLFKGEPKELIMAYDYAKEAGSMEELDSLISDPDEMRMQALLIRERILGPSHPDTSYYIRYRGAVYADSGNFERCINLWKYALDMQQHNLDPLSPMTASSLLSFAELFSFMLQDRAKGLLGTSVSFDDLMGILSKSVLEIERAMKQRQPGPDLAQLSKALAIILHLICLLEKVPCTVEQDHFKKETIYKFLKLQPCGKNGYSPLHLAVDRNTTCVGRYPVCKFPSFQVTSILLECGADVNCRDEDDNSPLHVAASNNHPDIMKLLIAGGTHFDSTNSFRQTACDLLDEKEMAKNLIQPINHTTLQCLAARTIIKYNLAYRGNIPEKLEAFVLLHR, from the exons ATGGATTTAAAAACTGCTGTCTTCAATGCAGCCCGAGATGGCAAGCTCAAGCTGCTTCAGAAGCTTTTAGAGAACAAAACTGATCACGAGGTTACAAAACTGATGTCTGAGAAAACGAATGGAGCTACGCCACTGTTAATGGCAGCTCGCTATGGGCACCTTGATTTGGTCGAGTACCTTCTGGAGTGTTGCTGCGCCCCTGTTGAAGTCGGAGGATCTGTCAATTTTGACGGCGAGACCATCGAAGGAGCCCCTCCGCTGTGGGCCGCGTCGGCTGCGGGACACCTGAAGGTAGTTCAGTCGCTCTTGGGCCATGGTGCTTCTGTTAACAACACCACACTCACCAATTCAACTCCTCTGAGAGCTGCGTGCTTCGATGGCCACCTCGACATCGTCAAGTATCTGGTGGAGCACAAAGCTGACCTGGAAGTGGCCAACCGGCATGGCCACACGTGCCTCATGATTTCTTGTTATAAGGGCCACAAAGAGATTGCACAGTATCTGCTGGAGAGAGGTGCTGATGTAAATCGGAAAAGTGTCAAAG GTAACACCGCCTTACACGATTGTGCTGAATcaggaagtttggagataatgaaaaTGCTTCTGAAGTATGGTGCCACAATGGAAAAGGATGGCTATGGAATGACTCCTTTACTCTCAGCCAGTGTCACCGGGCACACAAACATCGTAGACTTCCTCACACAGCACCCTCAAACGAACAAAATGGAACGAATTAATGCTTTAGAATTGCTGGGTGCTACTTTTGTGGACAAAAAGAGGGATCTTCTGGGTGCTTTAAAATACTGGAAGAGAGCCATGGAGATGCGATACAGTGACTTCAACAATGTCCTCTTTAAAGGAGAACCTAAAGAACTTATAATGGCATATGACTACGCCAAGGAGGCCGGGAGCATGGAAGAGCTGGACAGTTTAATCTCGGACCCAGATGAGATGCGAATGCAGGCTCTTCTTATCCGAGAACGCATTCTGGGCCCATCACATCCAGACACGTCATATTACATTCGGTACCGAGGAGCTGTCTACGCCGATTCAGGGAATTTTGAACGGTGCATAAACCTGTGGAAGTACGCCCTGGATATGCAACAGCATAACTTGGACCCACTTAGTCCTATGACTGCCAGCAGCTTGCTCTCGTTCGCTGAACTGTTTTCTTTCATGCTGCAGGACCGTGCCAAAGGCCTTCTGGGGACCTCTGTGTCCTTTGATGACCTCATGGGCATCCTTAGCAAAAGCGTGCTGGAGATCGAGCGCGCCATGAAGCAGCGGCAGCCCGGACCCGACCTGGCTCAGCTCAGTAAGGCACTCGCCATCATCCTGCACCTCATCTGTTTACTGGAGAAAGTCCCGTGCACGGTCGAGCAGGACCACTTCAAGAAAGAAACCATTTACAAGTTCCTCAAGCTGCAGCCGTGCGGGAAAAACGGCTACAGCCCCCTTCACCTAGCTGTGGACCGAAACACGACGTGTGTTGGCCGCTACCCCGTCTGCAAGTTCCCCTCATTCCAGGTGACTTCCATTCTTTTGGAGTGCGGTGCTGATGTGAACTGTCGTGACGAAGACGATAACAGTCCTCTGCACGTCGCCGCCTCCAACAACCACCCCGACATCATGAAGCTGCTTATCGCAGGTGGCACACACTTTGACAGCACCAACTCTTTCAGGCAGACTGCATGTGACCTGTTGGACGAGAAGGAGATGGCTAAGAACCTGATTCAGCCCATAAATCACACCACGCTGCAGTGCTTGGCCGCTCGCACCATCATCAAGTATAATCTCGCGTATAGAGGAAATATTCCAGAGAAGCTTGAGGCATTTGTGCTGCTGCACAGATAA